From Haloarcula hispanica ATCC 33960, the proteins below share one genomic window:
- a CDS encoding DUF7518 family protein, which produces MCGNRVEELETRVRELEASVEGLTDELVECKVRIRELEASVDEDNGFSADESDSEESAATPTEADTPNTEDTDEVDNREEAEAASETETEEDSESDIIVA; this is translated from the coding sequence ATGTGCGGCAACCGAGTCGAGGAACTCGAAACGCGCGTCAGAGAACTGGAAGCGTCGGTCGAAGGACTGACCGACGAACTCGTCGAATGCAAGGTCCGCATCCGGGAACTCGAAGCCAGCGTCGACGAAGACAACGGATTCAGCGCTGACGAGTCCGACTCGGAGGAATCGGCCGCTACCCCGACGGAGGCCGACACACCTAACACTGAGGATACCGACGAGGTTGATAACAGGGAGGAAGCCGAGGCCGCGTCGGAGACCGAGACCGAGGAGGACTCGGAGTCCGACATCATCGTCGCGTAG
- the gatB gene encoding Asp-tRNA(Asn)/Glu-tRNA(Gln) amidotransferase subunit GatB — MTAQASEARELAAVIGLEVHVQLETETKIFCGCSTDVADSEPNTHTCPVCLGLPGALPVVNEGAVEAAVKVGKAIDADIPEETTFHRKNYYYPDLPKNFQITQYDSPICQDGELEFSVESERRSVDIRRAHLEEDPGSIKHVREGSGPLESRTCSIERADYTLIDYNRAGTPLMEIVTEPDFRAPGEVRSFLEKLEEVLEYLGVFDATRDGSLRIDANLSMVDASEVGEDGDIDKSVLEDANRTEVKNISSHKGAEQALSFEASRQRKLIQSGRAVEQETRHFNETHGNTVSMRSKEEEKDYRYFREADLPPLRVSHWKDEVPIPELPDARRERFVAEYGLSEEAASKLTSTKQVADFFEDVAERFDADLAATWVADNLLGELNYRDMAITDIDDRFDEVTRLVELVAEDDITAKNAHETVLREMLDTGDGPDAVVDREGLGKTSGDEVQQAVVDAIDENPDAVEDYHSGEDGAINFLVGQVMQKTGGSADPGDVNGLLREELES; from the coding sequence ATGACTGCGCAAGCGTCCGAAGCCCGCGAACTCGCGGCCGTCATCGGGCTGGAGGTCCACGTCCAGCTCGAGACGGAGACGAAGATCTTCTGTGGCTGTTCGACCGATGTGGCCGATTCCGAACCCAACACCCACACCTGCCCGGTGTGTCTGGGACTACCCGGCGCGCTCCCGGTCGTCAACGAGGGGGCGGTCGAGGCCGCCGTGAAGGTCGGCAAGGCCATCGACGCCGATATTCCGGAGGAAACCACCTTCCACCGGAAGAACTACTACTACCCCGACCTCCCAAAGAACTTCCAGATCACGCAGTATGACTCGCCCATCTGCCAGGACGGGGAGCTGGAATTCTCCGTCGAGAGCGAGCGCCGCAGCGTCGACATCCGCCGGGCACACCTCGAAGAGGACCCCGGGTCAATCAAGCACGTCCGCGAGGGCTCGGGTCCGCTTGAGTCCCGGACCTGTTCCATCGAGCGCGCGGACTACACGCTCATCGACTACAACCGCGCCGGGACGCCGCTGATGGAGATCGTCACGGAGCCGGACTTCCGTGCGCCGGGCGAGGTCCGGTCGTTCCTCGAAAAACTCGAAGAAGTGCTTGAGTATCTGGGCGTGTTCGACGCGACGCGGGATGGCAGTCTCCGCATCGACGCGAACCTCTCAATGGTCGACGCCAGCGAAGTTGGCGAAGACGGCGACATCGACAAGTCCGTCCTCGAAGACGCCAACCGCACCGAGGTCAAGAACATCTCCAGTCACAAGGGCGCGGAACAGGCGCTCTCCTTCGAGGCCTCCCGCCAGCGGAAGCTCATCCAGTCGGGCCGCGCCGTCGAGCAGGAGACCCGCCACTTCAACGAAACGCACGGCAACACGGTGTCGATGCGCTCGAAGGAAGAGGAGAAAGACTACCGCTACTTCCGGGAGGCCGACCTGCCGCCGCTTCGCGTGAGCCACTGGAAGGACGAGGTCCCGATTCCGGAACTCCCCGACGCCCGCCGCGAGCGGTTCGTCGCGGAGTACGGCCTCAGCGAGGAAGCCGCCTCGAAGCTCACGAGCACGAAGCAGGTGGCGGACTTCTTCGAGGACGTGGCCGAGCGCTTCGACGCCGACCTCGCTGCGACCTGGGTCGCCGATAATCTACTCGGCGAACTGAACTACCGCGACATGGCCATCACCGATATCGACGACCGCTTCGACGAGGTGACCCGGCTCGTCGAACTCGTCGCCGAGGACGATATCACGGCGAAAAACGCGCACGAGACCGTGCTCCGGGAGATGCTCGACACGGGTGACGGCCCCGACGCTGTCGTCGACCGCGAAGGGCTTGGCAAGACCTCCGGCGACGAGGTCCAGCAGGCTGTCGTGGACGCCATCGACGAAAACCCCGACGCCGTCGAGGACTACCACAGCGGCGAGGACGGCGCAATCAACTTCCTCGTCGGGCAGGTCATGCAAAAGACCGGCGGGAGCGCCGACCCCGGCGACGTGAACGGGCTGCTTCGCGAGGAGTTGGAGAGCTAA
- a CDS encoding DNA topoisomerase I encodes MRLIITEKDNAARRIAEILSEGSASASRQNGVNVYRWGNTRVVGLSGHVVGVDFPEEYNDWRDVEPVELIDADVTKEPTQENIVTTLKQLAREADEATIATDYDREGELIGKEAYELIREETDAPVDRVRFSSITEREVRDAFANPDDIDFDLAAAGEARQIIDLVWGAALTRFLSLSARQLGDDFISVGRVQSPTLKLIVDREREIQAFDPEDYWEIFADLQKNGSGFEAQYFYDDDGKEAERVWVEDDADDAYADLTGVNAATVTSVRRRTRTDSPPTPFNTTAFISAASSLGYSAQQAMSIAEELYTTGYITYPRTDNTVYPDDLEEDALLDEFVGAGHFGEDAEKLLEQDDITATEGDEETTDHPPIHPTGEIPPKVDLSDDEWEIYELVVRRFFATVAEAATWEHLRVVADAGGRSLKANGKRLVEPGYHEVYPYSSASENHVPDVEEGEELAISEVRMEAKQTQPPRRYGQSRLIQTMEDKGLGTKSTRHNSIEKLYDRGYIEGDPPRPTTLAMAVVEAAEEFADHVVSDEMTAQLEADMTAIANGEATLDDVADESREMLKRVFDELRDSREEIGEHLQESLKADKTLGPCPKCGEDMLVRRSRQGSYFVGCDGFPECRNTLPLPSTGEPQVLEEHCEEHDMYHVKMLAGRDTFVHGCPRCEAEKADESEDEVIGPCPECGVAPAEQRGDGGEAAEAEGGELAIKHLRSGSRLVGCTRYPDCDYSLPLPRNGDISVTEAYCEEHDLPELVIDADSDDPWELGCPICNYEEYQARTAVEDLEDLNGIGSATAEKLGDAGVDSLAALREADPDIVATEVQGVSATQVREWQDELEA; translated from the coding sequence ATGCGGCTGATTATCACCGAGAAAGACAACGCCGCCCGCCGCATCGCGGAGATCCTCTCCGAGGGGAGCGCGTCCGCGAGCAGGCAAAACGGCGTCAACGTCTATCGGTGGGGGAACACCCGCGTCGTCGGCCTCTCCGGGCACGTCGTCGGCGTCGACTTCCCCGAGGAGTACAACGACTGGCGCGACGTGGAGCCGGTCGAACTCATCGACGCCGACGTGACGAAGGAGCCGACCCAGGAGAACATCGTCACGACGCTGAAGCAACTGGCCCGGGAGGCCGACGAGGCCACCATCGCGACTGACTACGACCGCGAAGGGGAACTCATCGGCAAGGAGGCCTACGAACTCATCCGCGAGGAGACCGACGCGCCCGTCGACCGCGTCCGTTTCTCCTCGATCACCGAGCGGGAGGTCCGGGACGCCTTCGCCAACCCCGACGACATCGACTTCGACCTGGCGGCCGCGGGCGAGGCCCGCCAGATTATCGACCTCGTGTGGGGCGCGGCGCTGACGCGGTTCCTCTCGCTGTCGGCCCGACAACTGGGCGACGACTTCATTTCCGTTGGTCGGGTCCAGTCGCCGACGCTGAAGCTCATCGTCGACCGCGAGCGCGAGATCCAGGCCTTCGACCCCGAGGATTACTGGGAGATCTTCGCCGACCTCCAGAAGAACGGCTCGGGCTTCGAGGCCCAGTACTTCTACGACGACGACGGGAAGGAGGCCGAGCGGGTCTGGGTCGAGGACGACGCCGACGACGCCTACGCCGACCTGACGGGCGTCAACGCGGCGACGGTCACGAGCGTCCGCCGCCGAACCCGCACCGACAGCCCGCCGACGCCGTTCAACACCACCGCCTTCATCTCCGCCGCCAGTTCGCTGGGCTACTCCGCCCAGCAGGCGATGTCTATCGCCGAGGAACTGTACACCACCGGCTACATCACCTACCCGCGAACGGACAACACGGTCTACCCGGACGACCTCGAAGAGGACGCCCTGCTCGATGAGTTCGTCGGAGCCGGACACTTCGGCGAGGACGCCGAGAAGCTGCTGGAGCAAGACGACATCACCGCGACCGAGGGCGACGAGGAGACCACCGACCACCCGCCCATTCACCCGACGGGAGAGATTCCGCCGAAGGTCGACCTCTCGGACGACGAGTGGGAGATCTACGAACTGGTCGTCCGGCGCTTCTTCGCGACGGTCGCCGAGGCCGCGACGTGGGAGCACCTCCGCGTCGTCGCCGACGCCGGCGGCCGCTCGCTGAAGGCCAACGGCAAGCGCCTGGTCGAACCGGGCTACCACGAGGTGTACCCCTACTCCAGCGCCAGCGAGAACCACGTCCCCGACGTGGAGGAGGGCGAGGAACTGGCCATCTCCGAGGTCCGGATGGAGGCCAAGCAGACCCAGCCGCCGCGCCGCTACGGCCAGTCACGGCTCATCCAGACCATGGAGGACAAGGGGTTGGGGACGAAGTCGACCCGTCACAATTCAATCGAGAAGCTGTACGACCGCGGCTACATCGAGGGCGATCCGCCCCGGCCGACGACGCTGGCGATGGCCGTCGTCGAGGCCGCCGAGGAGTTCGCCGACCACGTCGTCAGCGACGAGATGACCGCCCAGTTAGAGGCGGACATGACCGCCATCGCCAACGGCGAGGCGACGCTCGACGACGTGGCCGACGAGTCCCGCGAGATGCTCAAACGGGTGTTCGATGAACTGCGTGATTCCCGCGAGGAGATCGGCGAGCACCTCCAGGAGTCGCTGAAGGCCGACAAGACGCTCGGTCCCTGTCCGAAGTGCGGCGAGGACATGCTCGTCCGGCGCTCGCGTCAGGGGTCGTACTTCGTCGGCTGTGACGGCTTCCCCGAGTGTCGCAACACGCTCCCGCTGCCGTCGACGGGCGAGCCGCAGGTGCTCGAAGAGCACTGCGAGGAACACGACATGTACCACGTCAAGATGCTCGCCGGCCGGGACACGTTCGTCCACGGCTGTCCCCGCTGTGAGGCCGAGAAGGCCGACGAGAGCGAGGACGAGGTCATCGGGCCGTGTCCCGAGTGTGGCGTTGCTCCGGCGGAGCAACGAGGCGACGGCGGCGAAGCCGCCGAAGCGGAGGGTGGCGAACTCGCCATCAAACACCTCCGTTCGGGCTCCCGGCTCGTCGGCTGTACGCGCTACCCCGACTGTGACTACTCGCTGCCGCTGCCCCGCAACGGCGATATCTCGGTGACGGAGGCCTACTGCGAGGAGCACGACCTGCCGGAGCTGGTCATCGACGCCGACAGTGACGACCCCTGGGAGCTTGGCTGTCCCATCTGCAACTACGAGGAGTACCAGGCCCGCACCGCTGTCGAGGACCTGGAGGACCTGAACGGCATCGGCTCGGCGACCGCGGAGAAGCTCGGCGATGCCGGCGTCGACTCGCTGGCGGCGCTCCGGGAGGCCGACCCCGACATCGTCGCTACCGAGGTGCAGGGTGTCAGCGCCACGCAGGTCCGGGAGTGGCAGGACGAACTGGAAGCCTGA
- a CDS encoding Rieske (2Fe-2S) protein, whose translation MQRLTTVETVHEDGSWLFTAEDPYGDLEEVVLVPCEDGVEAWVNRCTHEAQRFDTGRGVPMRDDQLICPRHGSLFDACDGGCDNGDAAGTTLPGVEISETHGDVFLTDDDYTFAHEGGIDDDDGPSSTSHLQL comes from the coding sequence GTGCAGCGACTTACGACAGTCGAGACGGTCCACGAGGACGGGTCGTGGCTGTTCACCGCCGAAGACCCATACGGCGACCTGGAGGAGGTCGTTCTCGTCCCCTGCGAGGACGGCGTCGAGGCGTGGGTAAACCGATGTACGCACGAGGCACAGCGGTTCGACACCGGGCGAGGCGTTCCGATGCGGGACGACCAGCTCATCTGCCCCCGACACGGCTCACTGTTCGATGCCTGCGACGGCGGCTGTGACAACGGCGACGCCGCGGGGACGACGCTCCCCGGCGTCGAGATCTCGGAGACTCACGGCGACGTGTTCCTCACGGACGACGACTACACGTTCGCCCACGAGGGCGGCATCGACGACGATGACGGCCCGAGTTCCACGTCCCACCTCCAGCTGTGA
- a CDS encoding phosphoglycerol geranylgeranyltransferase produces MSDWADWDHIVKIDPDKTLVDGETFEDVAATGTDAIEVGGTTGMTEEKMKRVVDACGKHDIPVYIEPSNPASVVHSDRHDGYLIPVVMNAGDVAWITGAHKEWIRMDDDIDWSRTFTEAYIVMNPEASVASYTQANCDLDADDVAAYAEAAEHLLGQEIVYVEYSGMLGDTDIVAAAADILDDATLFYGGGIHDYESARTMAQHADTIVVGDLVHDEGVDAVRETVKGAKDATATVR; encoded by the coding sequence ATGAGCGACTGGGCGGACTGGGACCACATCGTGAAGATAGACCCCGACAAGACGCTGGTCGACGGAGAGACGTTCGAAGACGTCGCGGCGACGGGGACCGACGCCATCGAAGTCGGCGGGACCACCGGAATGACAGAAGAGAAGATGAAGCGGGTCGTCGACGCCTGCGGGAAACACGACATTCCCGTGTATATCGAGCCGTCCAACCCTGCATCGGTCGTCCACAGCGACCGCCACGACGGCTATCTCATCCCGGTCGTGATGAACGCCGGCGACGTGGCATGGATCACCGGCGCGCACAAGGAGTGGATACGCATGGACGACGATATCGACTGGTCGCGGACCTTCACCGAGGCCTACATCGTGATGAATCCGGAAGCGTCGGTGGCGTCCTACACGCAGGCCAACTGCGACCTCGACGCGGACGACGTGGCCGCCTACGCCGAAGCCGCCGAACACCTCCTCGGTCAGGAGATCGTCTACGTCGAGTACTCGGGGATGCTCGGCGACACCGACATCGTCGCCGCCGCCGCGGACATCCTCGACGACGCCACGCTGTTCTACGGCGGTGGCATCCACGACTACGAATCCGCCCGCACGATGGCACAGCACGCCGACACCATCGTTGTCGGCGACCTCGTCCACGACGAAGGTGTTGACGCGGTGCGAGAGACGGTGAAAGGCGCGAAAGACGCGACGGCGACGGTCCGGTAG
- a CDS encoding APC family permease yields the protein MAKDLERDLGLLSVVAISIGAMVGSGIFILPALAVKDAGAGIIAAYLLAGVLVLPAALSKAEMATAMPEAGGTYVYIERSMGPLLGTVSGLGTWFSLSFKGALALVGGVPYLVLLFDLPIRPVAITLAVVLVLVNILGAEQTGRLQIGIVAVMLVAIGWFVAGGGPAVNTASYGGMWEYGASGIFAATGLVFVSFAGVTKIASVAEEVEDPDRVIPLGMLGSLGFTTLLYVLVVAVVVGVIPLDQLAGSTTPIADAAEATLGTAGVAAVVLAAILALVSTANAGILSSSRYPFAMSRDGLAPDLFSTVSDRFGTPVTAISLTGGVMLLLILFVPILEIAKLASAFKILVFALINVALIGFRESDAPDYDPSFEVPLYPWTPIFGTITGFALLTQMGLIAIVGAVGIVVGSVVWYLGYVRPRVTREGAIKESVRRSIGDRALDRTEETLDETAETAVLVALPEGSSRRSEATLLEVGAALTPNGSSLSIVQFDEVPDQQPLDYASGVQSSDDLEFECRTDTLAAEFDVPVEYGELVSHHPERAVANAVDERGVDVLLVERGASFEDSLLGDSIDRIRKQADCDTIAVDAQPLDALETITLVTTRGPYDPLKVRVGNAVATETGADLQFLYPLDERQSAEERQQLEAYHDDLLDLCDVPTERTFVDRQEFSAAIDAADSDRTLLIHANNGGLAARTSNDDGSTQSAIQDSDHASIEVDTKRHPDGVVGRLLERLAF from the coding sequence ATGGCCAAGGATCTGGAACGCGACCTCGGACTGCTGTCAGTGGTAGCGATATCCATCGGCGCGATGGTCGGCAGTGGTATCTTCATCCTGCCGGCGCTGGCGGTGAAAGACGCCGGGGCCGGCATCATCGCTGCCTACCTCCTCGCGGGCGTGCTCGTGCTGCCCGCCGCACTCAGCAAGGCCGAGATGGCGACGGCCATGCCGGAGGCCGGCGGTACGTACGTCTACATCGAGCGGTCGATGGGGCCGCTGCTTGGCACAGTTTCGGGACTCGGAACGTGGTTCTCACTCTCGTTCAAGGGCGCGCTCGCGCTCGTCGGCGGCGTGCCGTACCTCGTCCTTCTGTTCGACCTGCCGATCCGTCCGGTTGCAATCACGCTCGCCGTCGTTCTCGTCCTCGTCAACATCCTCGGCGCGGAACAGACCGGGCGACTCCAGATCGGCATCGTCGCGGTGATGCTCGTGGCGATCGGCTGGTTCGTCGCCGGCGGCGGTCCGGCGGTCAACACCGCGAGTTACGGCGGGATGTGGGAGTACGGCGCGAGCGGCATCTTCGCCGCGACCGGCCTCGTGTTCGTCTCTTTCGCGGGCGTGACGAAGATAGCCTCTGTCGCCGAAGAAGTCGAAGACCCGGACCGCGTCATCCCGCTCGGGATGCTCGGCTCGCTTGGCTTCACCACACTGCTGTACGTCCTCGTCGTCGCCGTCGTCGTCGGCGTCATCCCGCTCGACCAACTCGCCGGGAGCACGACGCCCATCGCGGACGCGGCCGAGGCGACGCTGGGAACTGCTGGCGTCGCGGCCGTCGTTCTCGCGGCGATTCTGGCGCTGGTCAGCACGGCCAACGCCGGCATCCTCTCCTCGTCGCGGTACCCGTTCGCCATGAGCCGTGACGGCCTCGCACCCGACCTGTTCAGCACGGTCAGCGACCGGTTCGGGACGCCGGTGACCGCGATTTCGCTGACCGGCGGCGTAATGTTGCTCCTCATTCTCTTCGTCCCGATCCTGGAGATCGCGAAGCTCGCGAGCGCGTTCAAGATTCTCGTCTTCGCGCTCATTAACGTCGCGCTCATCGGCTTCCGCGAGAGCGACGCCCCCGACTACGACCCTTCCTTCGAGGTGCCGCTGTACCCGTGGACGCCGATATTCGGCACCATAACCGGCTTCGCCCTGCTGACGCAGATGGGCCTCATCGCGATCGTCGGGGCCGTCGGTATCGTCGTCGGCAGCGTCGTCTGGTATCTGGGCTACGTCCGGCCGCGGGTCACCAGAGAGGGCGCGATCAAGGAGTCCGTCCGCCGGAGCATCGGCGACCGCGCGCTCGACCGGACCGAAGAGACACTCGACGAGACGGCGGAGACTGCCGTGCTCGTCGCGCTTCCCGAAGGGTCCTCGCGACGGAGCGAAGCGACACTGCTGGAAGTCGGGGCCGCGCTCACACCCAACGGTAGCAGTCTCTCTATCGTCCAGTTCGACGAAGTACCCGACCAGCAGCCCCTCGATTACGCCTCCGGCGTCCAGTCCTCCGACGACCTCGAGTTCGAGTGCCGGACCGACACGCTGGCGGCTGAGTTCGATGTTCCCGTCGAATACGGCGAACTCGTGAGCCACCATCCCGAGCGGGCCGTCGCCAACGCCGTCGACGAGCGTGGCGTCGATGTGCTGCTGGTGGAACGCGGTGCGTCGTTCGAAGACTCGCTACTGGGTGACAGTATCGACCGCATCCGGAAACAGGCCGACTGTGACACTATCGCCGTCGACGCACAGCCGCTTGACGCGCTGGAGACGATCACGCTTGTCACCACCCGCGGCCCGTACGACCCGCTGAAAGTCCGCGTCGGCAACGCCGTCGCGACGGAGACCGGAGCCGACCTCCAGTTCCTCTACCCGCTCGACGAGCGCCAGTCCGCGGAGGAACGCCAGCAACTCGAAGCGTACCACGACGATCTGCTGGACCTCTGTGACGTGCCGACGGAGCGGACCTTCGTCGACCGACAGGAGTTTTCAGCGGCGATAGACGCGGCTGACAGCGACAGAACGCTCCTGATACACGCGAACAACGGTGGGCTCGCGGCTCGTACGTCAAACGACGACGGGTCTACGCAGTCAGCAATTCAGGACAGCGACCACGCGTCGATTGAAGTGGACACGAAACGTCACCCCGACGGCGTCGTCGGCCGACTGCTCGAACGGCTGGCGTTCTAG
- a CDS encoding NAD-binding protein, producing MVSLTGLRERVDDDIDPPSVLVISDRHVGSEVVTALDRGIDACLVTDHDGVAGQTPDDTRVVVGDGRERTVLQDAGAQTTDVALVSMQTDHGAFLVTQLLRTQFDVETVVVVLNDPQNRPAFESAGSTVICGSRVLATELERSVETSLRTPETA from the coding sequence ATGGTATCTCTTACCGGACTCCGCGAACGAGTGGACGACGACATCGACCCCCCGTCGGTGCTGGTCATCAGCGACCGTCACGTCGGGTCTGAGGTAGTAACGGCGTTAGACCGAGGCATCGATGCCTGTCTCGTCACCGACCACGACGGCGTTGCCGGGCAAACGCCCGACGACACCCGCGTGGTAGTCGGTGACGGGCGGGAGCGTACTGTTCTTCAGGACGCCGGGGCCCAAACGACCGATGTCGCTCTGGTATCGATGCAGACGGACCACGGGGCGTTCCTCGTGACACAACTGCTTCGGACACAGTTCGATGTCGAAACCGTGGTCGTCGTGCTCAACGACCCACAGAACCGGCCGGCGTTCGAGTCGGCTGGCTCGACGGTGATCTGTGGCTCACGCGTTCTGGCGACGGAACTGGAACGCTCCGTCGAAACATCGCTCCGGACGCCGGAAACCGCGTAA
- a CDS encoding Lrp/AsnC family transcriptional regulator, producing the protein MADAEYPIDDLDRNIIYALQQDARHTSASEIAESLDVSARTVRNRITKLEEAGVIAGYDVDVDYEAAGYQLHTLIVCTAPIHEREEVAQRALDVSGVVAIREVMTGADNVHVEVVGTDGNDLSRIGRDLNDIGLEVVDEDLIRNEYTRPFHQFGHDDTEGESK; encoded by the coding sequence ATGGCCGACGCGGAGTACCCTATCGACGATCTGGACCGGAACATCATCTACGCGCTCCAGCAGGATGCGAGACACACGTCGGCGAGTGAGATCGCTGAATCGCTTGACGTCTCCGCACGAACTGTTCGGAATCGCATCACAAAGCTCGAAGAGGCCGGCGTTATCGCCGGCTACGATGTCGATGTCGATTACGAGGCCGCGGGGTACCAGCTCCATACGCTTATCGTCTGTACGGCACCGATCCACGAGCGCGAGGAGGTCGCACAGCGGGCGCTCGACGTGTCCGGCGTCGTTGCCATCCGGGAGGTCATGACCGGGGCCGACAACGTCCACGTCGAGGTGGTCGGAACCGACGGGAACGACCTGAGCCGAATCGGCAGGGACCTCAACGATATCGGACTGGAGGTCGTCGACGAGGACCTTATTCGGAACGAGTACACCCGGCCGTTCCACCAGTTCGGGCACGACGATACCGAGGGTGAGTCTAAATAG
- a CDS encoding ABC transporter ATP-binding protein — protein MTPPAIETDELSKQYGETVALDALNMTVAQGEVYGFLGPNGAGKSTTINLLMDYIKPTSGTARVLGHDPWNDVVACHQRVGICPDRFETYASLSARRHLELVIDTKRTDDDPRALLERVGLADAIERPAGEFSQGMEQRLALAMSLVGEPDLLILDEPFTGLDPHGVALVRDVVEAESERGATVFFSSHVLGQVDLVCDRVGILYEGDLIVEGTLPALRDTCDLSSDATVEDIFMTLTDGSDHAEAVDA, from the coding sequence ATGACGCCGCCGGCAATCGAGACCGACGAGCTTTCGAAGCAGTACGGCGAGACTGTTGCGCTCGATGCGCTGAACATGACCGTTGCACAGGGCGAGGTGTACGGCTTCCTCGGCCCGAACGGTGCCGGCAAGTCGACCACGATCAATCTACTGATGGACTACATCAAACCAACGTCGGGAACGGCCCGCGTTCTCGGCCACGACCCGTGGAACGATGTCGTCGCCTGCCACCAGCGTGTCGGTATCTGTCCCGACCGCTTCGAGACGTATGCGTCGCTGTCTGCGCGGCGGCACCTCGAACTGGTGATCGATACGAAGCGTACGGACGACGACCCGCGAGCACTGCTCGAGCGCGTTGGACTGGCCGACGCTATCGAAAGACCCGCTGGCGAGTTCTCACAGGGGATGGAACAGCGGTTGGCACTCGCGATGAGTCTCGTCGGGGAGCCGGACCTCCTGATTCTCGACGAGCCGTTCACCGGGCTCGACCCCCACGGCGTCGCGCTGGTGCGAGATGTTGTCGAAGCCGAGTCCGAACGCGGTGCGACGGTGTTCTTCTCCAGTCACGTCCTCGGGCAGGTCGATCTGGTCTGTGACCGTGTCGGGATCCTCTATGAAGGGGACCTCATTGTCGAAGGGACCCTGCCGGCGCTCCGGGACACCTGTGACCTTTCGTCTGACGCGACAGTCGAAGACATCTTCATGACACTGACTGACGGCTCCGATCACGCCGAGGCGGTGGACGCATGA
- a CDS encoding ABC transporter permease subunit: MALPRWFPVAQKEAVALLKSKGTWILAPLLVVWGYGPTYQSWDVLGPNVTVGFVQVAGSFLLPLGVLLLTYRSIIQERTSGSLKFLLGLPLTRTDILIGKVFGRSVGAVLPFALATVILGVIGGVKFGLFSPLRFIGVFLVTVLYIVVLVSVATAASAATTSTVRVTSVLFGGFFLLLTLGWKVVGVRLYLAVTGNAVNPLEPPADGLLFAILRLSPGRAYRTVTNWILGLANSGGQYTSVIDVLYPGISTNEYVVDAAFSGQPVPVYLHESLALVVLLFWGVVPLALAGYRFKRGDLA; encoded by the coding sequence ATGGCCCTCCCCCGATGGTTTCCCGTCGCACAGAAAGAGGCAGTCGCGTTACTCAAATCGAAAGGAACCTGGATACTTGCGCCCCTGCTCGTCGTCTGGGGGTATGGTCCCACCTACCAGAGTTGGGACGTGCTTGGCCCGAACGTCACGGTTGGCTTCGTTCAGGTGGCCGGGTCGTTTCTCCTCCCGCTGGGTGTCCTGTTACTCACGTATCGGTCGATTATTCAGGAGCGCACGTCGGGCAGTTTGAAATTCCTGCTTGGACTGCCCCTCACGCGAACTGATATTCTCATCGGCAAGGTCTTCGGTCGGAGTGTCGGGGCTGTGCTCCCGTTTGCCCTCGCAACAGTTATTCTCGGCGTGATTGGCGGTGTCAAGTTCGGGCTGTTCTCCCCGTTACGTTTCATCGGCGTGTTTCTGGTGACAGTGCTGTACATCGTTGTGCTCGTGTCAGTCGCAACAGCGGCATCGGCAGCCACGACCAGCACAGTCCGTGTCACCAGCGTACTCTTCGGCGGTTTCTTTTTGCTGCTGACACTGGGGTGGAAAGTCGTTGGTGTCCGTCTCTACCTGGCTGTGACCGGCAACGCAGTTAATCCGCTCGAACCGCCGGCTGACGGTCTGTTGTTCGCTATACTTCGGCTTTCGCCGGGTCGAGCGTACCGAACTGTAACGAACTGGATACTCGGACTGGCGAACTCCGGTGGCCAGTACACGTCAGTCATCGACGTGCTGTATCCCGGTATCTCAACCAACGAGTACGTCGTTGATGCAGCCTTTAGTGGACAGCCAGTTCCGGTCTACCTTCACGAATCGCTCGCCCTCGTCGTACTGCTTTTCTGGGGTGTCGTCCCGCTGGCACTGGCCGGCTATCGGTTCAAGCGAGGTGACCTCGCATGA